In a genomic window of Streptomyces sp. BHT-5-2:
- a CDS encoding histidine phosphatase family protein — protein MTDFLLVRHGETVWHAENRYAGRSDVPLTDRGREQAHTLADWAATADLTAIWTSPLSRARRTAAPAADACGLTPHIDPRLTELDFGQGEGLTRDEMRQHFPQKLAAFLADPADHHLPGGEHPRHAAQRAAACLTDIARDHPHGRILIVAHSTLIRVLLCHLLGIPLAEYRRTFPQLHNGALTEIRIENDRTALLRLNAPALTAAPAFP, from the coding sequence GTGACCGACTTCCTCCTCGTCCGCCACGGCGAGACCGTCTGGCACGCGGAGAACCGCTACGCCGGCCGCTCCGACGTCCCGCTCACCGACCGCGGCCGCGAACAGGCCCACACCCTCGCCGACTGGGCCGCCACCGCCGACCTCACCGCCATCTGGACCTCCCCCCTCTCCCGCGCCCGCCGCACCGCCGCCCCCGCCGCCGACGCCTGCGGCCTCACCCCCCACATCGACCCCCGCCTGACCGAACTCGACTTCGGCCAGGGCGAGGGCCTCACCCGCGACGAGATGCGGCAGCACTTCCCCCAGAAACTCGCCGCCTTCCTCGCCGACCCCGCCGACCACCACCTCCCCGGCGGCGAACACCCCCGCCACGCCGCCCAGCGCGCCGCCGCCTGTCTCACCGACATCGCCCGCGACCACCCCCACGGCCGGATCCTGATCGTCGCCCACTCCACCCTCATCCGCGTCCTCCTCTGCCACCTCCTCGGCATCCCCCTGGCCGAATACCGCCGTACCTTCCCCCAACTCCACAACGGCGCCCTCACCGAGATCCGCATCGAGAACGACCGCACCGCCCTCCTCCGCCTCAACGCCCCCGCCCTCACCGCGGCCCCCGCCTTCCCCTGA
- a CDS encoding 2-hydroxyacid dehydrogenase codes for MTTTLLAAGNHFIHPGLFSAAVRKAAGDTPLDIREIQFGWPHTPFGPVAEVTEASGTEDEMIQALQGVEICVTEHGPLTERILANCPDLKLFCTSRGGPVNANLEAATRHGVTVCNAPGRNATATAEHTLTLLLAAARGLGDTHTALRDGTWRGDYYDYDNCGIEIDGTTIGLIGYGAIGSRVAKILHAMGAHILVHDPYVRPETLAGRAEQVTLDELLRRSRIVSLHARVTPETTGLIGRAQIAAMPRGAVLVNCARGALLDYDAVCDALESGHLAAAGLDVFPQEPLPTGSRLLTAPGVVLTPHIAGGSQQVAHKAAAIAAAEVARYLRGEPLHHQANA; via the coding sequence ATGACCACCACCCTCCTCGCCGCCGGCAACCACTTCATCCACCCCGGCCTGTTCAGCGCCGCCGTACGCAAGGCGGCCGGGGACACCCCGCTCGACATACGCGAGATCCAGTTCGGCTGGCCCCACACCCCCTTCGGCCCCGTCGCCGAGGTCACCGAGGCATCCGGCACCGAGGACGAGATGATCCAGGCCCTCCAGGGCGTCGAGATCTGCGTCACCGAACACGGCCCGCTCACCGAACGCATCCTCGCCAACTGCCCCGACCTCAAGCTCTTCTGCACCAGCCGCGGCGGCCCCGTCAACGCCAACCTCGAAGCCGCCACCCGCCACGGCGTCACCGTCTGCAACGCCCCCGGCCGCAACGCCACCGCCACCGCCGAACACACCCTCACCCTGCTGCTCGCCGCCGCCCGCGGCCTCGGCGACACCCACACCGCCCTCCGCGACGGCACCTGGCGCGGCGACTACTACGACTACGACAACTGCGGCATCGAGATCGACGGCACCACCATCGGCCTGATCGGCTACGGCGCCATCGGCAGCCGCGTCGCCAAGATCCTGCACGCCATGGGCGCCCACATCCTCGTCCACGACCCCTACGTCCGCCCCGAGACCCTGGCCGGCCGCGCCGAACAGGTCACCCTCGACGAACTCCTCCGCCGCTCCCGCATCGTCTCCCTGCACGCCCGGGTCACCCCGGAGACCACCGGCCTGATCGGCCGCGCACAGATCGCCGCCATGCCCCGCGGCGCCGTCCTCGTCAACTGCGCCCGCGGCGCCCTCCTCGACTACGACGCGGTCTGCGACGCCCTGGAGAGCGGCCACCTCGCCGCCGCCGGCCTCGACGTCTTCCCCCAGGAACCCCTCCCCACCGGCTCCCGCCTGCTCACCGCCCCCGGAGTCGTCCTCACCCCGCACATCGCCGGCGGCAGCCAGCAGGTCGCCCACAAGGCCGCCGCCATCGCCGCCGCCGAAGTC